In the Hydractinia symbiolongicarpus strain clone_291-10 chromosome 13, HSymV2.1, whole genome shotgun sequence genome, AATGTGAAGTCTAAAAAGGGGGCGTTTACTTGACTAACCCGCAAACTTTATGAAAAACTTTAACATTCACTTTATTCCCATAGAACAAGACAATTTTAAGAAACTGATAGACTGATACATACtaaaataaaaagagtttaaatgtattattttgaaggttaaaaatcaaagtttgtgTAAGATGGGACAGAAAATTAGAAGATTCGCATATTGATTtactcatttatttatttgcaaaacaaaaacaattggaaacaaaTAGAgtcaaataatatatttttgctaaaaccaaacaaaacctaaatcaacatcaacaacaacaaaataaaaagcacTGATTGAAGCCAACATCATAAAAATCTCTAAATATTTTTCAGTACAAATTTCCAAAAGATTCAAGCTttagaaatttcaatttttaccaTTAACGTGTTTTAAAGATTAACGATGTGCACAGCCTTTTGCTTTCTACATAACCCACTGTGAGAACCATGAATCTTTCGAAGGGAATACTGATCATAGGAAATTAACGTTTTGAAAAATTACCATTTTTTACTCCATGAACGTGATGCTGAAAAACTAGTTAAAAATTTTACGCTAAGCAAACATCATTAACTGAGTTTGTCAACTCATAGAATTAACGTTAATTAAATTGATGCGGTTAGAAATTAGTATTGAAAAGGGGAGCAGGAAGGAATAGTAAAAATGACACAATAATACAATGCAACAGAGCTCTTTTTagcaatatatataaacaaggcAAAGAAGAGCAAAAACAGaacaaacatttttgttgttgttgactaAAACAGTCTTGtgcttaaaaatgttaaacaagCCGATTCCTTATCGAAGATTATCAGATTTACGCAAATGTTAATTTCCTATAATAAGGTATGTATTACATTTAGCATTTCGAAACCTGCCAAAAGCCATTTGAACTAAGTAGATATTGTAAATAAATTGAAACAAATTGAATAAGTTGAAATATAAGATATATCATCTCACATTGGATATATATACGAAATAAAATTACAACATAAACATGTTAAATAATCAaactgaaatgtcattttatatgtattttataaaaaaatgaacataATATTGTCATcaattccaaaaataaaaaattagtcaCACTATTTTGCAGCaaaactaaagtaaaaaatggTGTAAATAATTATATCCGCTATTCATCTTTAACTAAATTAAGAAAGATTTACTTTTACTGTCTTTAGCAATCTTTTATATTACCAAAATACAGTACACATCCTCTACTTCGAATGACGTTAATCCACTATTTAGAACAACTTTTGTGGTGCTTGGTTTAAGAAATACGCTTAAACACAGTTTCAGATCCCTTCTGTGTTCGAATTAGCGGATGTATGCTGCATTTTGTAAAAATGCTAACTTTTAGGTTTGTTGATTGGTTTATTAACTGTTCGAACTGTTTTTAGTGAACATAAAACCTCAGATCATTGTATTGGATAAAAGAAGTTCCAAAGAAGCTGGTTAAAGGACAGTCTGAAAAAAGtcttgaaatataaaaaaacattggaaATCATTAATCACATAAGCACTTAGTCAATACCTCATTTTAACCAGCATCCAGGACTTATATTTAGCATTATTTTAACACATAACGAAGGTTAGGTTAACTAAACAAATTTATGTTACAAGCattaatattataatataaaaaagaaaaaaattaacctaGCTTATAATACAATTTATTTAAGTTCAAAAGCCACCACAGTGGCTATGATAGCAAGTACGATAAGTACAATAGCCAACAcaatgatttttttctaaaagaaaatttaagcaCAAGTTAGTTAATTAGTTTGTGAAATtatattactttaacatttttttcaggtttattttcttatttacatATCCTCAGGGTGACTCACATATTCATAAGTTAATGATAAAGGTTTTTCCCACACGCTAGGAATAGTATTTTTAGGATACTGTATAAAAAAGGGGGAAGGGGCAATAGTTTATATAATTTATGTTGGTTCATTTGTTAAATTCTTTGTgcttaaacatttttgttaatatgAAACCTCAAATCATTGTACTGCCTTAAAAGACGCTAGTTCTTTactctataatttttttatcatcctATCTTAGTTAGATACAGAGAAATGTAAAGCATATTGTAAAATGGCAATCACTAAAATAAATAGTTCATTTGATTCAATAAAGATGATTCTTTGAGCTAGTCTTCAAGATTGTCTCCAATTTATTAATCAATAACAATGAAGTTAGTTACTCGTTCTTGTTTACCAGAACCTTTTAGAAACCTACTTGATAGTTTCGCAAACGACTGGCATCCATTACAATTTAgtgttatgttaaaaaaaatacattaatatTATTAAGTAAGTatgttatataaaatataaagaaaaaaaacaattaacctAGTTTATAATACTATTTATTTTAGTTCAACAGCCAACACAGTGGCTATGATAGCAAGTACGATAAGTACAATAACCAACAcaatgatttttttctaaaagaaaatttaagcaCAAGTTAGTTAATTagtttgtaaaattatttttcgctaACAATTGTTGTCAGATTTATCTTGGtttgtttatttacatattttttacatatcTTCAGGGTGCTTAGCATATTTAAAAGTCAAGTCAGCAGGGTTAGGGTTTAAATTAAGAACTTTCCTAGTCGAAAAAATTATCATGTTATTTACCTGCTATTTAATACatcaattttaatttatatacatCGGCAAATGTTAATTAGAAATGTTGTTGCGTAAAACGCTTTAATCACACTCACAATTAATATTATTTGAACACCCACAATTATTGGAGCGTTTGAGACATAAGATAATCACTTCACATAATGTATAACTCTCTTACAAACACTTGTCCGGTTCACACCAAACCaaaacatttatcagttcagCAAGCAATACATACACTAATGTTGTGAACACAAGCCATGTCAGAATTATGGTATAATAAATAGAATGGCCAGCTAAGGTCATGAAATCAACATACTGATATCAATAAAGTCCATTTAAGATCATTAGCAAGCAAACTTTATAAAGTGCGAGGTGCACATATCTATTATAGCATCAGTGCCTAAAATTGCTTGTTGAAGTTCTTAATAATAGTAACAAGGTTGAAAAAGCAAAATTACGATTATGTACAACAAAACACCTCAGAGgcattttaaagatttactaTGACAAATTCCTACAAGTTTAACATGGTACACAATGTACATTAACATTTTTGCATAGTCTTAGGCAAAAATGAGGAGGGATgaaatgattttattcacaTTTTATTGGTATAAAAAGAATGCAGTTTGTTAAAAGgtaaaaacacaacaaagagAGATATAAACATAAATAGAAATTATTTATACATAgagttaaattaaataaaaataaaataaaaataactgaaCACTATGtgcattatttttgaaaattatgtgTACTgtagaaaaatgatttttgaaaatgGATTATAAAGAAATCTAAAATTTCTGTGTTACTTGTACAAAATTTGACAAGTTTTCGAGAGTGAACCCTTTTTCAAGTCACACAACACATCAAACTTGTACAGAGAACATGGAACAATACAAATTTTCTCAAATCAACATAGTAGGGtcacattaaaaataatatgcgATAATATAAAGTATTGCAATGAAGGttttagcatgctgatgtcagcaatgagGATCTCTCAATAAAACAATAGATATAGTCGCGTTATCTGAgaccagaaaatataaaaatagcagCATTCTGTAAGCAAACCAGGTAGAAGCAGCAAAGGACTAAATCCAATTACACAGTTTTATTTGATTATCATCACACTTAGAACAGGGATGCATTATCATCACCCTAGTATAACTTTGCATATGGAATATATTAATGATAAAACAAGGTTAAGAAATAAATTTCGAGCTCTAAAtttatgaaatattttgttCACGTAGCCAACTAGCTATAAACATGCTTAGCGTGTTTCAAGTTCCTTTAGAAAGTTACCTGTTGATACAGAAGGTTATGctgaatataaatataatttgcTTTCAAGTGAATAAAAGTTTATATTGCTtgagttttcatttttttatgcatAGAGCTAGTCTGCCCCGTGGTTTGCTCGTCTGTGTCTGCCATTTTCCTTTTTGTTCAGgagaattgttgttgttgtgggtaATGTGCATTATTTTCCTTGAAAAAACAGCCGAGTCTTTTTTTGCTCAACCTTATATAATCACATATTATCTTTAAAGAGGACCAGCTTTAAAAGGACTTACTCTGCGGGCTTTACTTTGATACCGAACTGCTTTTTTCGTATCTACTACTGCTCGCTGTACATATTCTGCAGCTTGTTCAACATTAGTTTCAATATGATCAATCATTTCACCCTAAAGTTAGATCAATGAAAAAGGATCAACTAACAACACAATTTGAAGTTTATGAAAAGTAATTTGGAAAAACAAACTGTATCTCGTGTTAAGGTGTTGAGACTTTATAATTATATTGTTTCCTAATATTAATGCACAATCAGTAACAtaacaaaaattacaaacatCAAAATAATTGACGTAAAAGCTTCGTTCtgactttttaagaaaaattagtTAGAATGTCTGTAATAGATAAGCTTTAAATATAGAAAagtacttatctaaattttaagtaAAACATGATTACTTTCAAAATTTACAATTATTGCGGATGTTCGGATCAACATaaacattcaacaacaaatGATAATAAACAGTGTCATTGAAGTAAAAGTACAATGTGCATCTACATGTACAGTCGTTGGTACTAGTGCACTCACCTGACTTTGAACAAGAATAGCCATATCTGTAAAGATCTCATGCAGTTGCTAAAAACAAACACTATTGTTACCAAACATTGCatatcaaaaagaaaatataaaataagtttGAAAACTAACTTTAATACTATCTTCAAGCTTCATAATGTCATTGTGTCTAGCTTCAATTTCCTTCAGAGATTGTTTGGCTTGTTGCGTATCAGTGATGATCTAAAATATTatcaaataatttataataatttaaagaacatTATTCCTAAGTCAAATGGAAGAAGAAAGCAGTCTTTTAACAAACTCAAAATGAAGAATAAGTAACATGGAAACATCAGGTAGTTGTTATGACAAGAAATACTTTTATCTACGTAAATTTTTTACGTTGCATATAATTTTAACACAACAGAggtgttttttgttattttattgttgttattaagaTTGTTCTTACCCCTTGTGTAAAAATAGTTGGATTGCCACCTTCAATTATTTCTTCTAGTTCATCGTCATCCATTGCTTTGCcagctaaaaaaaacaattgcaaAACCTTATGACATATTGGAATTGCACACAACCGTAGATAATAACATTTATATGTAGAAAGTTCAAACAATAGCAATGCAGTAATGGAAATCCTTCGAGATAAGGACACCAATAATGCAAATATAAACACATTATCGAAAaacttatttataaaaaaacctcaCCAATATGAAGTTGGCGTTTTATTCTATCTTTGCAACGTTCTCTGTATTTGTTTTGTATCTCATTGTACTCTGACATTACTTCAACAAATTCCCTTGACAGAGTAGAATGCTAAGGATAAAGATATGAACATAATAGCAAAttagataattgaaaaaaaacaaagagttATTGCAAAGAGTACATATCTTACATTAGATCAGCTAGTACTAACCTGGCATTTTTTAATTCTGATATCAGCATAGTTACCACGATTTGCACTTTCTTGATCCTTTATGGACTTTTCCATACCTGAAGTAACAACATAGATTTTTAATCAAactttaaatatatatgtacAGTAATTGTTTGATTTGATATCCGTCTTGGATAGACCAAATCCTCGATTTCCTTAACATGTTTTATTGGAAAATTGCTATACAACATTGAAAAGAACAGTTTAGCTTCTTCTACTTAAGCTGCTGCTATTGGGAGATTCTAACGTTCACAGATATCTTCCAGTACCTGAAGACTTACCCTTGAGACTCGCCTTTACTTTGTTGGCACATTTTTGTACCTCTTGCATTAACTGTTCAAGCTCTTCTTTTACACGGTCATCAGGTTGTGGTGCTGATAGTATTGTGCtatgcttttttttaatgtcttGAACATTCTCTTGAATCTCTCTTATATTTTGTTGAATATCTTCAACCTGTAATTTTAAAAGGTATTGAGATTAGTTATTCTATAAAAGAGGTACAGATAGTGTATTTGTGTAGGATCGTGTGTTTTCAAGGAATAGTTACGCAGATATCGAAAATTTTTTGAAGACATAATCAAGACATCAATTCTTATTAGGGCAGTGTGGCGAGCTTTGAAGAATTGACTTAATTTTGGTCtgaggtagtccctagttatccTGGAGGGGATGAAACCACCTGTTTCCATGTTATTTAGCCTCATCTGTCTAAATTACATTCCTGTTTTTTAATGTCAAGAAAGTAAATTTTGGATTTCAATGTTTCTCTGAAGTGACTTCATAAAAACTAGAAATAAATTGCACTTTATAGGCTGATAAGTAACAATGCTTCTTTGAATGATCAAACCAAAACACTTTGAAATTTTGTTACCTGACTAAAGAAGTCATCTAAAAAAGGATTCTTCTTATGTGCTTCAACATCAATCACTGTTTCTTCATAATCAGGTGGTTGGTCATCATTTCGCGCCTAAAAAAATCAGTCCAAAGTcaagttttaaattttcatttacAGCACTTAAACCAAGACACTTAACAAAGCGGACCACTGATGGTGTGTGACATGAATGATGAAGGATGCTGTTGCAAAGATCAAAATTGCAAGAATCGTGAGCATCACCATCTATTGCAATATATCATGAAACTTATATTGTGATTTGAACAACTTATCTGAATACCTGAACAATTTATCTGATTACGTTAACAATCCTTATGGCATTAGGAAATTTCATTAAACTAGTCTGTGTCCCCGTGAAAACATCCACGCATCCATGTCCATCCTTTTTAAACAGCAATGTGCGCCTGGCAGACGTATAcgttattataatatagataaataagacagcAGCAGCTAGTTAGTAAGAAAAGATGACACgcaatatataaatattaaaggAAACACTTTATAAATTATtcaattatacaaaaaaaatgtctgtttaaagaaaagaaatattaaacaGCCCTTCAAATTAACATTGTGAAAATCTAAAACGTGGCAGTTTTGTTCGTAAGAAAAGATTTAGGTATTTGTTTTCACAACTACCTTTAAAAAACCTTAATTCCCTAttttcttattaaattttttcaggTAAGAGGTAAAATAGCAGTTCTGCAGTGTCAGTTTCGAAATTAAATATGACACATATcttttataaaatgtaaaaaggtTTGTTTAGGACTGATTTTAGTATTTAGTTTCAgagaagtgaaaaaaaactgGTGAAAAGTCAAGTGTATTTATTCCTAGCGAAAGAGAAACAGCTGCTTTATTACCAAAGACATGAAATATTTGGCGTTTGTGGCACGATGTTATAAAGTAGATGATTCATAAAAATCCTCCAGCATTTAGTTATAGGTAGTTGGTGCTTATAatcacttgaagttttcaaaagatTTCAACTCTTCATCTTAACTTTGTTTTATAGTCATGATTGCCAACAATATTAATCTGAAGGGCAAAATCTAACCTAACGCTTTTTGGCTTAGACTATTTTGTGGGAGTGGTGTGATCACATGTACGAACCCCACACACATATTGTAATCTTTTTGTGGTCATCTTTTGGAAAATTAAACTTATAAAActagctaaaaaaaataattaataaataaaaaaacctttgaCAATacagaatattattttaagtaatgATTCATTCTTAGTATTGTTAGCTTTGTAATATTAAATATTGTctatttaaatttcttatttcgaAGGTACCTCAAATTAAAACTGAAGGTGTTAGACATAGCTACTGGACATTATTTTTACGTGCTTTTATGATGAGGAAGAAAAGTATGCTTTCAGATCCTATGAAATGTATTGTCGTAAAACTGCATACTTGTTGATGTTTGTCTTTATCCATAAAAAGCTGTGACTTATTTCATCGTTATTTTAAGTACTAGTTGATAAAgcacataaaaatgaaaaagaagcattatttgaattttgatgacgtcagcaacccatccacaaaaaaaataattaatctattgtgtagagcttaaagggCTGTTCcagaaaatatatatgatcatgtgcttttgatgagcgaaTAATGACATATAAGGGTTTGTcgcatagatcttaaaacgctgatgaagaaaatgtataggatcgtgtacttttgttgcagagatattagggtttaaaggttgtCATCAACCTGTTCATTCCCAAACGGGttcggtgacccaggtttgggaaacttacccaaattggtcccaggtggtccctagttacccatgcggtgaaaaataattgatgtcaccacctcgtttccaagttatttggcttcaaagttttaagtgcaatgTGATGGCTTAACCaatcattttaaacaaattgacatcagtctaaatgcattgacGTTGCACCGTAATGTTAGCAAATTTgacatttgagacatactttttttggctacatcaaaggaaaacaaacacatccactttgcctgttacagacacacagacacactttccgtattattatatagattttacAACCTGAAAATAAACCTTGCAAAACTTATGTTTGCAGACAACTTTGTTTGGTGCATGTAATGCCTAAATTTCTTTGAGAAAAGCTGGTTTTAACGCTTATGCTGCGTCACATTTAACTATGTTCAATCCTTTAGGCCATTACCTATTCACAGAGGaaaaaaaaatgagacaatGACAATTTTTTAGCATTAGTTTGAGAATACTAAACTTTATCTTTTTGTTGATATGCTATTtgattaaataacaattttctgcttagaaatttaaaacaaaaataaacagacATTTAGAaattcattttataaaaaaaaacatcagaaaaaaatggTTAATGAATGGACGGTTAAAAACATGCATAGACATTCTTTTATAGGCAACTTGGAATCTAACCTGGTATTTAGGTTGCTTCACATTTGTTTTATTTCAAAGTATGTAATAGTGCCTTGGGTCTTAATCGGATAGGTATTGACCTGATTTTGTTCTAATGAAGTGAAACAAAGATAAGTGAAAACTTTCAATCCTATTTTTTCCTGGGTTTCAAATCTCTCTGAACTGTTACTCTATTAAGGCCAACTAGTTGTTTATACATACCTCACGCAACTCTGCTAATCTGTCCTTCATCTTTGTATATTGGAAGTTAAATTTTACAAACGTTTAATCTCCAAAGCCAGAAAGCATCTCTATTTTACtgttactaaaaaaaaagaaatacatcATAGCTTAGAAATTCTGTTTTCTGTCCATGGTTTGCAAAAAACAACATTTGGGATCAGGGATTAAAATCCAACACAACTATTAGTATGTCATTGTGTTGCAAATATATAGCTTTTAAATTATAAACtcaaaaatatatgtaaaacaTTCACAATAGAGATAATTTGTGATGAAAGTAATATTTTACATAGGAAAAACATATATTCCGTCACAAGTTTACTGGTTATGTTAATGCTAGTCGATTAACTGAAATAAATTTTGCTGAACTTAAATGACAGGTTAACCTTTTTTACTCTGCAGACTTGCTGTAAGTAAATAGCAGGACTTTGATTGAATCCTTCTAAACTTAGGTTGGGTTGTAAGCTTTGGGGAAGTCCAGATAACCTTTTTTGACAAAGcctcatcatcattctcagcttaacgtccgttttccatgctagcatgggttggacagggtatattaatgaccctcttccaatctgacctagactgtgttagatctaaactcaacttcctctgtatcatgtctgtccttataacctcctgccaagtctttctcagtctgcctctgggctttgccccagggaCTATCAAGTccctacactttcttacccaattatcctccttcattctttccaagtgccccagccaattcaatcttcttatctggataacatctttaattctgtggatacttagcctgcttcttagctcatctgaactctttctgtctctcagactggcgttacacatccacctaacgattctcatatcattcctttctaaacggtcaagatcttcctgcttcactgcccatgtctcactccCGTACAACATAAAACTTCTTAcgcaggcctcatacaacctaccttttacctcaattgacaagactcgaAGTAACTccctgaactttttccaagcggaacctatcctgcaagtaacacttcttccaacacccaaCACCTAAACATTGGACTAAacattgcatattttttttataaaactgtcATAAAGCTACTGTatgaatttaaaacatttagttCAGTACTTAGTTTAAAATGATATTGTAGAAAATTAGACAGGAAAACCCTTCAAATTTGACAATTTCCAGATGCATTATGTCGAATAATCGAACCATAATATTCAGATATTCAGGCCAGGTCCTACCAAGTGTTTAAAAATATGCCAAGATTGCAGCAAATGAGTTAGCCGGCTGCACTTTCCCCATGGATCAGAAAAAGTAAATTTGTTTGCAGGACCACAAAACAACTGCACCACTTAatttgtccccagggttttttatgATAATGGAGTGTTCCTTGGCAGGAAAGATCCTAGGGGACAGGTTAGGGAGCCAAAAAAACTGATTGGcaaagacaaaacaaaaaaacttctagCTGTGATTGGTGAGATGTTAAAATATTACGATATCGAGTTTGGGAGATTTGTCGAGACTTGCTTTCTTTCGCTTTTTCAACTCACTGACCAAGGTTTTCCATACCATATATGGTTGATCAGAGGACGCagacataacatatttttaatgattGTGTTACAGTACCCTGTGTTTTTAACCAGATTGTCTCATAGATGAAttccttttttacatttttcagtGGAAAGCTCTTTTTACTCTAACAATTGCTTGGAAGGAAGAAAAAGCAGGTGAAGTGAGGTTATTTTCGGTCAATTGTTTTACACAAAGATATAATAGATGAGTtgcaaatgtttacaaagtccCATATCCTGACAGGTAAGAAAAGAAGGACCACATTGGCTAAATTGGCTATTCACActaatttatagatttttaggAATATATAAGTTTGAAAATGTGTTCAATTGTTTTTCATTATCTTCTCTGTTTAAGAGCAGACTTTACCAATTTTAGCATTAGTGTTTTTTT is a window encoding:
- the LOC130623560 gene encoding syntaxin-like isoform X2, with product MKDRLAELREARNDDQPPDYEETVIDVEAHKKNPFLDDFFSQVEDIQQNIREIQENVQDIKKKHSTILSAPQPDDRVKEELEQLMQEVQKCANKVKASLKGMEKSIKDQESANRGNYADIRIKKCQHSTLSREFVEVMSEYNEIQNKYRERCKDRIKRQLHIAGKAMDDDELEEIIEGGNPTIFTQGIITDTQQAKQSLKEIEARHNDIMKLEDSIKQLHEIFTDMAILVQSQGEMIDHIETNVEQAAEYVQRAVVDTKKAVRYQSKARRKKIIVLAIVLIVLAIIATVVAFELK
- the LOC130623560 gene encoding syntaxin-1A-like isoform X1 codes for the protein MKDRLAELREARNDDQPPDYEETVIDVEAHKKNPFLDDFFSQVEDIQQNIREIQENVQDIKKKHSTILSAPQPDDRVKEELEQLMQEVQKCANKVKASLKGMEKSIKDQESANRGNYADIRIKKCQHSTLSREFVEVMSEYNEIQNKYRERCKDRIKRQLHIAGKAMDDDELEEIIEGGNPTIFTQGIITDTQQAKQSLKEIEARHNDIMKLEDSIKQLHEIFTDMAILVQSQGEMIDHIETNVEQAAEYVQRAVVDTKKAVRYQSKARRKKIIIFVCCIILLVIIAVSIYVSVQ
- the LOC130623560 gene encoding syntaxin-like isoform X3, with amino-acid sequence MKDRLAELREARNDDQPPDYEETVIDVEAHKKNPFLDDFFSQVEDIQQNIREIQENVQDIKKKHSTILSAPQPDDRVKEELEQLMQEVQKCANKVKASLKGMEKSIKDQESANRGNYADIRIKKCQHSTLSREFVEVMSEYNEIQNKYRERCKDRIKRQLHIAGKAMDDDELEEIIEGGNPTIFTQGIITDTQQAKQSLKEIEARHNDIMKLEDSIKQLHEIFTDMAILVQSQGEMIDHIETNVEQAAEYVQRAVVDTKKAVRYQSKARRKKIIVLVIVLIVLAIIATVLAVELK